The Mytilus trossulus isolate FHL-02 chromosome 13, PNRI_Mtr1.1.1.hap1, whole genome shotgun sequence genome has a segment encoding these proteins:
- the LOC134694281 gene encoding perlucin-like protein, whose translation MRDRIAIVNLMLYSRAPHVTFPMSFPPQCNINACGILLHKLMMLLPVPTTSSHFIPDLPAHRKKQLLFFKRPKLLPEDECRYPFRTIGDSCYFISKEKATPDQAFALCVRHGAYLANFETLEEAMLMKYELQQMKTGLHFHFGGRNINRYIPRGDWRWIQNGKLIKMKYKAFGNGQPDGSNAGPQDCIMFYAGERYIWHDIYCDHPSWSSGYICEK comes from the exons ATGCGAGACAGAATTGCTATTGTGAATTTAATGTTATATAGCAGAGCACCACATGTTACATTTCCTATGTCATTTCCACCACAATGCAATATCAACGCATGTGGAATTTTGTTGCATAAATTAATGATGCTGTTACCTGTGCCAACAACATCGTCCCATTTCATACCAGATTTGCCTGCTCATcgcaaaaaacaattattatttttcaaaagacctAAATTACTACCTGAAG ATGAATGTAGGTATCCATTCCGAACAATAGGAGATAGCTGTTACTTTATCAGCAAGGAGAAAGCGACCCCAGATCAAGCATTT GCATTGTGTGTACGACATGGTGCATATCTTGCAAATTTTGAGACTTTAGAAGAGGCCATGCTGATGAAGTATGAActtcaacaaatgaaaacag GTTTACACTTTCATTTTGGAGGGCGGAACATAAACAGATATATCCCTCGCGGAGACTGGAGATGGATACAAAACGGCAAATTGATCAAGATGAAATACAAAGCGTTTGGTAACGGACAACCAGACGGATCAAATGCTGGCCCACAAGACTGTATAATGTTTTATGCCGGAGAAAGATATATCTGGCACGATATATACTGTGACCATCCTTCATGGAGTAGTGGTTATATTTGtgaaaagtga